A portion of the Macaca mulatta isolate MMU2019108-1 chromosome 4, T2T-MMU8v2.0, whole genome shotgun sequence genome contains these proteins:
- the IL20RA gene encoding interleukin-20 receptor subunit alpha isoform X8, which translates to MSYNGIHQSVFKELKLLTLSSISSPEKWKRNPEDLPVSMQQIYSNLKYNVSVSNTKSNRTWSQCVTNHTLVLTWLEPNTLYCVHVESFVPGPPRRAQPSEKQCARTLKDQSSEFKAKIIFWYVLPASVTVFLFSVMGYSIYRYIHVGKEKHPANLILIYGNEFDKRFFVPAEKIVINFITLNISDDSKISHQDMSLLGKSSDVSSLNDPQPSGNLKPPQEEEEVKHLGYASHLMEIVCDSEENAEGTSLTQQASLSRTIPPDKTVIEYECDVRTTDICAGPEEQELRLQEEVSTQGTLLESQAALALLGPQTLQYSYTPQLQDLDPLTREHTDSEEGPEEEPSTTLVDWDPQTGRLCIPSLSSFDQDSEGCEPSEGDGLGEEGLLSRLYEEPAPDRPPGENETYLMQFMEEWGLYVQMEN; encoded by the exons ATGTCCTACAATGGAATCCACCAGAGTGTCTTCAAGGAGTTAAAGTTACTTACACTGTCCAGTATTTCAT CTCCAGAGAAGTGGAAGAGAAATCCAGAAGACCTTCCTGTTTCCATGCAACAAATATACTCCAATCTGAAGTATAACGTGTCTGTGTCGAATACTAAATCAAATAGAACG TGGTCCCAGTGTGTGACCAACCACACACTGGTGCTCACCTGGCTGGAGCCAAACACTCTTTACTGCGTCCACGTGGAGTCCTTCGTCCCAGGTCCCCCTCGCCGtgctcagccttctgagaagcaGTGTGCCAGGACTTTGAAAg atcaATCATCAGAGTTCAAAGCTAAAATCATCTTCTGGTATGTTCTGCCCGCATCCGttactgtgtttcttttttctgtgatgGGCTATTCCATCTATCGATATATCCACGTCGGCAAAGAGAAACACCCAGCAAATTTG ATTTTGATTTATGGAAATGAATTTGACAAAAGATTCTTTGTGCCTGCTGAAAAAATCGTGATTAACTTTATCACCCTCAATATCTCGGATGATTCTAAAATTTCTCATCAGGATATGAGTTTACTGGGAAAAAGCAGTGATGTATCCAGCCTTAATGATCCTCAGCCCAGCGGGAACCTGAAGCCCcctcaggaggaagaggaggtgaaACATTTAGGGTATGCCTCGCATTTGATGGAAATTGTTTGTGATTCTGAAGAAAACGCAGAAGGTACTTCCCTCACCCAGCAAGCGTCCCTCAGCAGAACAATACCGCCAGATAAAACAGTCATTGAATATGAATGTGATGTCAGAACCACTGACATTTGTGCAGGGCCTGAAGAGCAGGAGCTCAGGTTGCAGGAGGAGGTGTCCACACAAGGAACATTATTGGAGTCACAGGCAGCGTTGGCACTCTTGGGCCCGCAAACGTTACAGTACTCATACACCCCTCAGCTCCAAGACTTAGACCCCCTAACGCGGGAGCACACAGACTCAGAGGAGGGGCCAGAGGAAGAGCCGTCGACGACCCTGGTCGACTGGGACCCCCAAACTGGCAGGCTGTGTATTCCTTCGCTGTCCAGCTTCGACCAGGACTCAGAGGGCTGCGAGCCTTCTGAGGGGGATGGACTCGGGGAGGAGGGTCTTCTGTCTAGGCTCTATGAGGAGCCGGCTCCAGACCGGCCACCAGGAGAAAATGAAACCTATCTCATGCAATTCATGGAGGAATGGGGGTTATATGTGCAGATGGAAAACTGA